The Methylomicrobium agile genome has a segment encoding these proteins:
- a CDS encoding filamentous hemagglutinin N-terminal domain-containing protein yields the protein MNKNSIQTSVCQPNQLRTLPAAIRKRLIAEAVALAAFSFIPVAHANPTGGQVAAGNAAIVEQGARMDINQSSQRAVINWQSFSIDTHEHVNFNQPGRDAATLNRVVGNDPSAILGRMTANGNVYLINQNGIMVGKDAQINVGSLTASTANISNEDFMAGNLHFAEPGNPEARIVNFGNITAQQGGLVALVAPGVENHGVINARLGKVALASGDAFTLDLYGDRLIQLTVSKEQLDHIPNAEGHPLSHYVSNTGEITADGGIVTIMAGTGKAIIDSLINLQGHVQAQSIENKNGVISLLGDDGTRIDVAGTLDASGRSAQNDGGKVEIRGREVNLQAGSRIDVSGDRQGGTALIGGDYQGSGDGVRALLTTVERSAAINADSKTAGDGGKVIVWADDRTVYDGSISTRGGSASGNGGLVEVSGKNTLHFDGEVDASAKNGSAGELLLDPGNLTIASKTQMQSTTLLPNTGTYSSPSSADNVISSEKVNYLLQTGTSVSLKTSNDLTVASQIDGRATNGVAGASFSLSAGNNININDNILTNNGDIFINAITGNITMANGTALFAGNRNITLTAGNHTDLQHLLSTGKIDVTSGADSIFRQALVGLNNQGIGVFEVDAGGNVGLNGLLTIGGVTVLADGSIDVFKPIFAGGAVDLSGGALNVANGADISTKGANGALPGNELKLTSIGDMQVNANLLTDNAKIILKTTGTEGSITTADKILIDPGSEKLTIDAGKNITMGKTCLAPGGLCNHSTIENQGAIPATATLISQNGDIKLGDIIADRGLSITANQGKLDLSTIDLRSRGSAGIELTAKNALNLKGDLLTENGTLKIIDSGSVTGTSDKRLETGTADISLRSAGAVSLYDVFTTGKLDVIADGPIIFNRALGTGDNTYTGLAALSVQGKDAITFNDQVHLTGNHPAEGNYPTSDNVLSVLQTGTTGKLTINGKIVVDNGSVYLGKPVGIDYFNDANNIELGNSIYTLNGDAITLNNDIHVYNSKKIDSLLNVDIPPSFSEYPLHYVKDVDNQPTVELENQNGNILLSGNINGLFEPNLLLNLKLYAKSISLPNWVGIPAESFTIDSKTFNVWDGDDLSVYVNRDIENLLFFYIRTLGTAAFDYSEKPRDQNEKIPQKPISQATPILSQNRNSSWDTFNMLGNNAVSTSTASPQNSFNTDFRLFGAPSNSVSSDPEGIDTSSITKQTLNYADSSETTPNANAPENSDEETVILGGGSEADNADLGLNSPENGAVQDTYSTKHSPVCGVGRGNSKNGLPQCKEAS from the coding sequence ATGAATAAAAACAGCATCCAGACCTCCGTTTGCCAACCCAATCAATTGAGGACTTTACCGGCCGCCATCCGGAAACGATTGATAGCCGAAGCAGTCGCTCTGGCCGCCTTCAGTTTTATCCCAGTCGCCCATGCCAATCCAACCGGCGGCCAGGTGGCCGCCGGCAACGCGGCGATCGTCGAGCAAGGCGCGCGGATGGACATCAACCAAAGCAGCCAGCGCGCGGTGATCAATTGGCAATCGTTCAGCATCGATACGCACGAGCATGTCAACTTCAATCAGCCCGGCCGTGACGCCGCGACGTTGAATCGGGTCGTCGGCAACGATCCATCGGCGATTCTGGGCCGGATGACCGCGAACGGCAACGTCTATCTGATCAACCAGAACGGCATCATGGTCGGCAAGGATGCCCAAATCAACGTCGGCTCGCTGACCGCCAGCACCGCGAACATCAGCAACGAAGACTTCATGGCGGGTAACCTGCACTTTGCCGAGCCCGGCAACCCAGAAGCCCGCATTGTCAATTTTGGCAACATCACCGCGCAGCAAGGCGGTCTGGTCGCTTTAGTCGCGCCGGGCGTCGAAAACCACGGCGTGATCAATGCCCGCCTTGGCAAGGTCGCGCTGGCCAGCGGCGACGCGTTCACGCTCGATCTGTACGGCGATCGCTTGATCCAACTGACCGTCAGCAAGGAACAACTCGACCATATCCCGAACGCCGAAGGCCACCCCCTGTCGCATTATGTCAGCAACACCGGCGAAATCACCGCCGACGGCGGCATCGTCACGATCATGGCCGGCACCGGCAAGGCGATCATCGACAGCCTGATCAACCTGCAAGGACACGTACAGGCGCAATCTATCGAGAACAAGAACGGCGTGATCTCCTTGCTCGGCGACGACGGCACACGGATCGATGTCGCCGGCACACTGGATGCTTCCGGCCGATCCGCGCAGAACGACGGCGGCAAAGTCGAAATCCGCGGCCGCGAAGTCAATCTGCAAGCCGGCAGCCGCATCGACGTCTCCGGCGATCGGCAAGGCGGAACTGCGTTGATCGGCGGCGATTATCAAGGTTCCGGCGACGGTGTCCGCGCCTTGCTGACTACGGTCGAGCGCAGCGCGGCGATCAACGCGGACAGCAAAACCGCAGGCGACGGCGGCAAGGTGATCGTCTGGGCCGACGATCGCACCGTCTATGACGGCAGCATCAGCACGCGCGGCGGCAGCGCGTCCGGCAACGGTGGCCTGGTCGAGGTCTCCGGCAAAAATACGCTGCATTTCGACGGCGAGGTCGATGCCAGTGCAAAGAACGGTTCGGCGGGTGAATTGCTGCTCGATCCCGGCAATTTGACCATTGCGTCCAAAACGCAAATGCAATCGACGACGTTATTACCCAACACTGGCACCTATAGCAGCCCGTCAAGCGCAGACAATGTGATCAGTTCCGAAAAGGTCAATTACCTGCTGCAAACCGGCACCAGCGTTTCTCTGAAAACCAGCAATGACTTAACGGTTGCTTCGCAGATAGACGGACGTGCCACCAATGGCGTAGCCGGCGCATCATTCAGCCTATCGGCGGGAAATAATATCAATATCAATGACAACATCCTGACCAATAACGGCGACATCTTCATCAACGCCATTACCGGCAATATTACGATGGCAAACGGCACGGCCTTGTTCGCCGGCAACCGAAATATTACCCTGACTGCGGGCAACCATACGGATCTGCAACATTTGCTTTCCACCGGGAAAATCGATGTCACCTCCGGTGCCGATTCGATTTTCCGCCAGGCTTTGGTAGGGCTGAACAATCAAGGTATTGGCGTGTTTGAAGTCGATGCCGGCGGCAATGTTGGCCTGAACGGCTTGTTGACCATAGGCGGCGTTACCGTATTGGCCGACGGCTCGATTGATGTCTTCAAACCTATTTTTGCCGGCGGTGCTGTCGATTTGTCCGGCGGCGCGCTCAATGTTGCAAACGGCGCGGATATCAGCACCAAAGGCGCGAACGGCGCATTGCCCGGCAATGAGCTCAAATTGACCTCGATTGGCGACATGCAAGTCAACGCCAATTTATTGACGGATAATGCCAAAATCATCCTGAAAACAACCGGAACGGAAGGATCGATCACCACTGCCGACAAGATCCTGATTGATCCCGGCTCCGAAAAGTTGACAATCGATGCCGGTAAAAACATCACGATGGGCAAAACCTGTTTGGCGCCAGGTGGATTGTGCAACCATTCAACCATAGAGAATCAAGGCGCTATTCCGGCCACGGCAACCCTAATTTCGCAAAATGGCGACATTAAGCTCGGTGATATCATCGCCGACCGCGGGTTATCCATCACGGCAAACCAGGGCAAACTTGACCTGAGCACGATTGATTTGCGATCCCGGGGGTCTGCCGGCATCGAGTTGACGGCAAAAAACGCGCTTAATTTGAAGGGCGATTTGTTGACTGAGAACGGTACGCTGAAGATCATCGACTCAGGAAGTGTCACCGGAACATCCGACAAGCGACTGGAGACAGGGACTGCCGATATTTCACTGCGCAGTGCCGGTGCGGTTTCCTTGTACGATGTCTTTACTACCGGAAAGCTTGATGTAATCGCCGACGGCCCGATTATTTTCAATCGGGCTTTGGGTACAGGGGATAACACCTACACCGGCTTAGCCGCACTTTCGGTTCAAGGTAAAGACGCCATAACCTTTAACGATCAAGTGCATCTGACGGGCAATCACCCGGCAGAGGGTAATTATCCGACGAGCGATAATGTACTGAGCGTATTACAAACCGGTACCACCGGCAAACTAACCATCAACGGAAAAATCGTGGTGGATAATGGCAGCGTTTACTTGGGTAAACCTGTCGGAATAGATTACTTTAACGACGCCAATAATATTGAATTAGGAAATTCAATTTATACTTTAAATGGAGATGCCATTACACTAAACAACGACATTCATGTATACAATTCAAAAAAAATAGACTCACTACTGAACGTTGACATTCCTCCAAGTTTTTCTGAATACCCTTTACACTATGTGAAAGATGTCGACAATCAGCCGACTGTCGAGCTGGAAAATCAAAATGGAAATATTTTACTCAGTGGAAATATAAATGGATTATTTGAACCAAATTTGCTACTTAATTTGAAGCTGTATGCAAAATCTATTTCTCTTCCTAACTGGGTTGGCATTCCTGCGGAGAGTTTTACAATTGATTCAAAGACATTTAACGTTTGGGATGGCGATGACTTATCTGTATACGTAAACAGAGACATAGAAAACCTGTTATTTTTTTATATTCGTACCCTGGGAACTGCCGCATTTGATTATAGTGAAAAACCTAGAGACCAAAACGAAAAGATACCGCAAAAACCTATTTCACAAGCTACACCAATTTTATCGCAAAATAGAAATTCTTCGTGGGACACATTTAACATGTTAGGAAATAATGCAGTTTCAACATCTACAGCATCCCCACAAAATTCGTTTAACACAGATTTTAGACTATTTGGGGCACCATCGAATTCGGTTTCTTCCGACCCTGAAGGAATTGACACGTCATCCATTACCAAACAAACATTAAATTATGCCGACTCGTCGGAAACGACTCCAAATGCAAACGCTCCGGAAAACTCAGACGAAGAAACAGTCATCTTGGGCGGCGGCAGCGAGGCCGATAATGCCGATTTGGGCTTAAACTCCCCGGAAAACGGGGCGGTGCAAGATACTTATTCAACCAAGCATTCTCCAGTTTGTGGAGTCGGTCGTGGGAACTCTAAAAACGGGCTGCCTCAATGCAAGGAAGCTTCTTAA
- a CDS encoding ShlB/FhaC/HecB family hemolysin secretion/activation protein — translation MRLLNHKFAKGAAVFGVLWASNSTSVEAQSQQIPGAIQPGQIEKQLKAIPTPKADTPALKVIPEQPIPSATDGDIAFELKDVTFSGGTVYPEAELKSFFTSLLGKTVTLNQLRAAAANATVHYRNDGYVLAQVLVPKQTLQNGIVRLDIVEGHINEVRFQGDGIKDVLGLLQNYADKIRTAKPVNISAMERYLLLINDLPGINAYGSLVPSPITPGAADLVVEITQQSFSATLGFNNRLTKLLGTYRAEVYGEANNALGLQEKSYARVFQSFEDKMTVLSLGEDLPLFNEGTRLSLMLNQVWSNTSLFNIANGLNSHLVSLNIGLAHPLLRSRNSNLSVRGSFSMVDSTSSSDFFNETITSDRIRSFRAGLTYDLADSWRGINMVDLELSQGINALGARDPSDTERAAGTAKLSAAQGEVDYVKTNIYLARLQAIAPQWSFLAAFQGQYTEDVLLAPEQFSLGGEQFLRAYDPSEFIGDKGFATKAELRYTFTPFANADMTLYGFHDYGEVHYNYDRPGIAVHAAGVGMRMTVTRYFSGYVEGAKPLHPEQSTELNKDMRLFGGFKLTF, via the coding sequence GTGAGACTCTTAAACCATAAATTTGCCAAAGGGGCCGCCGTATTTGGTGTCCTATGGGCGTCCAACTCGACAAGCGTAGAAGCCCAAAGCCAACAGATTCCGGGCGCCATCCAACCTGGACAGATCGAGAAACAGCTTAAGGCGATCCCGACTCCGAAAGCAGACACGCCTGCCCTCAAGGTGATTCCGGAACAGCCGATTCCGTCAGCGACCGATGGCGACATCGCCTTTGAACTGAAAGACGTAACTTTTTCCGGCGGTACGGTATACCCCGAAGCCGAATTGAAGAGTTTCTTTACGTCTTTATTGGGCAAAACCGTAACGTTGAACCAATTGCGCGCCGCCGCCGCAAACGCAACCGTTCATTACCGGAACGACGGCTACGTTTTAGCGCAAGTGTTGGTTCCGAAACAAACATTGCAGAACGGCATCGTTCGGCTCGACATTGTCGAAGGCCATATCAATGAAGTCAGATTCCAGGGCGATGGTATAAAGGACGTACTCGGCCTGTTGCAAAACTATGCGGACAAAATCCGCACCGCCAAACCGGTCAATATCTCGGCAATGGAGCGCTATTTGTTATTGATTAATGATTTGCCGGGCATCAACGCCTACGGTTCGCTCGTGCCTTCACCTATCACGCCGGGGGCGGCCGATCTTGTTGTCGAAATCACGCAACAATCGTTCAGCGCCACCCTCGGCTTCAACAACCGCTTGACCAAGTTGCTCGGCACTTACCGTGCGGAGGTATACGGTGAAGCGAATAATGCGCTCGGCCTGCAGGAAAAAAGCTATGCACGGGTATTCCAATCGTTCGAAGACAAGATGACCGTGCTGTCGCTGGGCGAGGACCTGCCACTGTTCAACGAAGGCACACGCCTGTCCCTGATGCTGAATCAGGTCTGGTCCAACACGTCTTTGTTCAACATCGCTAACGGTTTGAATTCTCATCTGGTATCGCTCAACATCGGTTTGGCGCACCCCTTGCTCCGCAGTCGCAACAGCAATTTAAGCGTGCGGGGCAGTTTTTCGATGGTCGATTCGACCTCCTCCAGCGACTTTTTCAATGAAACCATCACCAGCGACCGCATCCGCTCGTTCAGAGCCGGCCTAACTTATGATTTGGCCGATAGCTGGCGCGGCATCAACATGGTCGATCTGGAACTCAGCCAGGGCATCAACGCGCTTGGCGCACGTGATCCCTCCGACACGGAACGCGCGGCGGGTACCGCCAAACTATCGGCCGCTCAAGGCGAAGTCGACTACGTTAAAACCAATATCTATCTGGCTCGCCTGCAAGCGATCGCGCCGCAATGGTCTTTCCTCGCCGCGTTCCAAGGGCAATACACCGAGGATGTGCTACTCGCTCCCGAACAATTCTCGCTCGGCGGCGAGCAATTTCTACGGGCTTATGATCCCTCCGAATTCATCGGCGACAAAGGCTTCGCGACCAAAGCCGAATTGCGTTACACCTTTACTCCTTTCGCGAATGCCGACATGACCCTGTATGGTTTCCATGATTACGGTGAGGTGCATTACAACTACGATCGTCCCGGTATTGCGGTCCACGCGGCCGGCGTCGGCATGCGCATGACCGTTACCCGCTACTTTTCCGGTTACGTTGAAGGCGCAAAGCCACTCCATCCGGAGCAATCGACAGAGCTAAACAAAGACATGCGCTTGTTCGGCGGCTTTAAATTAACCTTCTGA